One window of Stenotrophomonas indicatrix genomic DNA carries:
- a CDS encoding prolyl oligopeptidase family serine peptidase — translation MSTHARRNRRLTGLVLSMALLAVVPQAWAAAPQAAQPQAQGVAGYELPSAALQAVVDAPRAPSLFLSPRRDVAALMQMPSLPSIQVVAQPELKLAGLRINPKTFSDSRFSFGQKLWLMNVADGKERQISGLPASLSIASLTWSPDQKWLAFNQVDAATGANELWLVDVAVGSARRLVADLNTVLGSGYQWLPDSRGLVVFTRPANLGTAPAADGIPTGPAVQQTSQGGGVVSIRTYQDLLKNEADARQFDYYATTQPMEVSLDGQRRAIGAAGIFMGFAVSPDGRFVLSQPVQRPYSYVVPVSSFPRRIEVLDRSTGKLVHTVAVRPLVEGLPTGNDAEVTGVRDISWRGDADATLVWAEAQDGGDPNKEAKVRDAVFMQAAPFDTPPVTLAQLGSRYAGISWGRGDLALLNESWWKTRRSKTWLIAPDNASADARLLWDRDAQDRYADPGRPLMASDDRGRSLLQTTADGGSLYLAGAGASPEGDRPFVDRFEVASGKATRLFHSQAPTYAAPVTLLDAQASSLLISRESPDEPTNFYVQSLADTNAAPRALTHFAHPLPQLKGVQKEQIRYKRKDGVDLTATLLLPPGYDPKRDGPRPLLMWAYPGEFKSAAAASQVTDSPYRFNAISYWGPQAFLAKGYVVLASPSMPIIGEGDKEPNDTYIEQLVANAQAAVDEVVRRGVTDREHIAIGGHSYGAFMTANLLAHTRLFKAGIARSGAYNRTLTPFGFQAEERNYWQAQDVYQKMAPFNYADRIKDPILFIHGVDDNNSGTFPMQSERMFAAVKGLGGTARLVMLPNESHAYRARESIMTMLAESERWLEQTLGPVQQGKAKKTR, via the coding sequence ATGAGCACGCACGCACGCCGCAACCGGCGCTTGACTGGCCTGGTGCTGTCGATGGCCCTGCTGGCGGTAGTCCCGCAGGCCTGGGCTGCGGCACCGCAGGCGGCACAGCCCCAAGCGCAGGGCGTGGCCGGCTACGAGCTGCCCTCGGCCGCACTGCAGGCGGTGGTCGACGCGCCGCGGGCGCCGTCGCTGTTCCTGTCGCCGCGCCGCGACGTGGCCGCACTGATGCAGATGCCGTCGCTGCCGTCGATCCAGGTGGTGGCACAGCCGGAGCTGAAACTGGCTGGCCTGCGCATCAATCCGAAAACCTTTTCCGACAGCCGCTTCAGCTTCGGCCAGAAGCTGTGGCTGATGAATGTGGCCGACGGCAAGGAGCGGCAGATCAGCGGGTTGCCGGCCTCGTTGTCGATCGCCAGCCTGACGTGGTCGCCGGACCAGAAGTGGCTGGCCTTCAACCAGGTCGATGCCGCTACCGGTGCCAATGAACTGTGGCTGGTGGACGTGGCCGTCGGCAGCGCCCGTCGTCTGGTTGCCGACCTGAACACCGTTCTGGGCAGTGGCTACCAGTGGTTGCCGGACAGCCGTGGGCTGGTGGTGTTCACTCGCCCGGCCAACCTGGGCACCGCCCCGGCTGCGGATGGCATTCCGACCGGCCCGGCCGTGCAGCAGACCAGTCAGGGGGGTGGCGTGGTGTCGATCCGCACCTATCAGGATCTGCTGAAGAACGAGGCCGACGCGCGCCAGTTCGATTACTACGCCACCACCCAGCCGATGGAGGTCAGCCTGGACGGGCAGCGCCGTGCCATCGGTGCGGCCGGCATCTTCATGGGCTTTGCGGTGTCGCCCGATGGCCGCTTCGTGCTCAGCCAGCCGGTGCAGCGCCCGTACTCCTACGTGGTGCCGGTGAGCAGCTTCCCGCGCCGCATCGAAGTGCTCGACCGCAGCACCGGCAAGCTGGTGCACACCGTGGCCGTGCGCCCGCTGGTGGAAGGCCTGCCGACCGGCAACGATGCCGAAGTGACCGGCGTGCGTGACATCAGCTGGCGCGGCGATGCCGATGCCACCTTGGTGTGGGCCGAAGCGCAGGACGGCGGCGACCCGAACAAGGAGGCCAAGGTGCGCGATGCGGTGTTCATGCAGGCCGCACCGTTCGACACGCCGCCGGTGACCCTGGCCCAGCTCGGCAGCCGTTACGCTGGCATCAGCTGGGGCCGTGGCGACCTGGCCCTGCTCAACGAATCGTGGTGGAAGACCCGCCGCAGCAAGACCTGGCTGATCGCACCGGACAACGCCAGCGCCGATGCCAGGCTGCTGTGGGATCGCGACGCGCAGGATCGCTACGCCGATCCGGGCCGCCCGCTGATGGCCAGCGATGACCGCGGCCGCTCGCTGCTGCAGACCACCGCTGATGGCGGCAGCCTGTACCTGGCCGGTGCCGGTGCATCGCCGGAGGGCGACCGTCCGTTCGTCGATCGTTTCGAGGTGGCCAGCGGCAAGGCGACCCGCCTGTTCCATTCGCAGGCACCGACCTACGCCGCGCCGGTAACGCTGCTGGATGCGCAGGCCAGTTCGCTGCTGATCAGCCGCGAAAGCCCGGATGAACCGACCAACTTCTACGTGCAGTCGCTGGCCGACACCAATGCTGCACCGCGTGCGCTGACCCATTTCGCCCATCCGCTGCCGCAGTTGAAGGGTGTGCAGAAGGAGCAGATCCGCTACAAGCGCAAGGACGGCGTGGACCTGACCGCGACCCTGCTGCTGCCGCCGGGCTACGACCCCAAGCGCGATGGTCCGCGGCCGCTGCTGATGTGGGCCTACCCGGGTGAGTTCAAGAGCGCGGCGGCCGCCAGCCAGGTGACCGATTCGCCGTACCGCTTCAACGCGATCAGCTACTGGGGCCCGCAGGCGTTCCTGGCCAAGGGTTATGTGGTGCTGGCCAGCCCGTCGATGCCGATCATCGGCGAAGGCGACAAGGAGCCCAACGACACCTACATCGAACAGCTGGTGGCCAATGCGCAGGCCGCGGTGGACGAGGTGGTGCGGCGTGGCGTGACCGACCGCGAGCACATCGCCATCGGTGGCCATTCCTACGGTGCCTTCATGACCGCCAACCTGCTCGCGCACACCCGCCTGTTCAAGGCCGGCATCGCCCGCAGTGGCGCCTACAACCGCACGCTGACCCCGTTTGGTTTCCAGGCCGAAGAGCGCAACTACTGGCAGGCGCAGGACGTGTACCAGAAGATGGCGCCGTTCAACTACGCCGACAGGATCAAGGATCCGATCCTCTTCATCCACGGCGTGGACGACAACAATTCGGGCACGTTCCCGATGCAGAGCGAACGCATGTTTGCCGCAGTGAAGGGCCTGGGCGGCACCGCCCGCCTGGTGATGCTGCCGAACGAGTCGCATGCCTACCGCGCACGCGAATCGATCATGACGATGCTGGCCGAAAGCGAGCGCTGGCTGGAGCAGACCCTGGGCCCGGTGCAGCAGGGCAAGGCCAAGAAGACGCGCTGA